The following proteins are encoded in a genomic region of Gimesia algae:
- a CDS encoding sensor histidine kinase, translated as MRWPLRYQILIPMMGIMVCAIVVVTLLHAWLATNQIKLQIRDQFRQIAHTLDEATFPLTGAVLNQTKGLSGADFVLVDQDNEVYSSTRPDYVPVAVKLEPPDWNQLRISDVIETGDTHFFHTVVKIQQPARTKELRYLHIYYPVKAYREALSNAIYPSLLAGSIALIVVAILATVIAGRVTRPLQRLDRKVAQIAHGDFHPMILPARNDEIRDLSISINQMAELLGDYEDEVKRSERLKTLGQLRGAIAHQLRNAVTGCRIALDLYLRKCADSEQDETLQVANRQLCMIEQYLQSFLENKAGHFSSFEPVCLNEIVERLMSLLEPTARHGGIKLINESVEEPMTVQGDTESLEQLMSNLILNAIEATLSVKTDPDSQSDSEAEVRLKLFPGGPESVILEVTDTGPGPESAIVNKMFEPLVTAKKDGTGLGLFVAREIVQNHNGRLFWERRGQQTCFIVELPVFQVEKVCVEITNR; from the coding sequence ATGCGCTGGCCGTTACGGTACCAGATTCTGATTCCGATGATGGGTATTATGGTCTGTGCCATTGTGGTCGTGACGTTATTGCATGCCTGGCTGGCCACCAATCAGATCAAATTACAGATCCGAGATCAGTTTCGCCAGATTGCACATACACTGGATGAGGCGACGTTTCCGTTAACCGGAGCAGTACTGAATCAGACCAAAGGTTTATCGGGGGCTGACTTTGTGCTGGTGGATCAGGACAACGAGGTGTACTCTTCGACGCGACCTGATTACGTACCAGTGGCCGTCAAACTGGAACCACCTGACTGGAATCAGTTGCGGATCTCTGATGTGATTGAAACCGGGGATACCCATTTTTTTCATACGGTGGTCAAGATTCAACAACCGGCGCGGACGAAGGAATTAAGGTACTTACACATTTATTATCCGGTCAAAGCGTATCGGGAAGCGTTGTCGAATGCGATTTACCCTTCTTTACTGGCAGGCAGTATCGCGCTGATTGTGGTTGCCATACTGGCGACAGTAATTGCAGGTCGGGTCACGCGTCCTTTGCAGCGGCTTGATCGCAAAGTTGCTCAGATTGCCCATGGTGATTTTCATCCCATGATCCTGCCAGCGCGAAACGATGAAATTCGCGATCTGAGTATTTCCATTAACCAGATGGCGGAACTGCTGGGAGATTATGAGGATGAAGTCAAACGGAGTGAGCGGTTGAAAACACTGGGACAGCTGCGCGGCGCGATTGCGCATCAACTGCGGAATGCAGTCACTGGCTGTCGGATTGCTCTGGACCTGTATTTGCGTAAATGTGCCGACAGTGAGCAGGATGAAACATTGCAGGTCGCCAATCGACAACTCTGCATGATCGAACAATACCTGCAGAGTTTTCTGGAAAACAAAGCCGGGCATTTTTCCAGTTTTGAACCGGTGTGCTTGAATGAGATCGTCGAGAGGCTGATGAGTTTGCTTGAGCCCACCGCGCGACATGGGGGCATCAAGCTCATTAATGAATCGGTAGAGGAACCAATGACAGTCCAGGGGGATACAGAATCTCTGGAGCAGTTAATGTCCAATCTGATTCTGAACGCCATTGAAGCAACATTGTCAGTGAAAACGGATCCTGATTCCCAGAGTGATTCAGAAGCAGAAGTCAGGTTGAAGCTGTTCCCAGGTGGTCCAGAGTCTGTTATTTTGGAGGTGACAGATACCGGGCCGGGGCCTGAATCAGCCATTGTCAATAAAATGTTTGAGCCCCTGGTAACAGCGAAAAAGGACGGAACCGGGCTGGGCCTGTTTGTCGCCAGGGAAATCGTGCAGAATCATAACGGACGGTTGTTCTGGGAACGTCGAGGTCAGCAGACCTGTTTTATCGTAGAGTTACCTGTATTTCAGGTGGAGAAAGTGTGTGTCGAAATTACTAATCGTTGA
- a CDS encoding FG-GAP-like repeat-containing protein yields the protein MPSRFSHFAIIAAVVLFLGMLALFLTLKAPPELMNAPRKLEPISYDRANELLKLKNEGVAYLENEKYADADRLLEQLTEALPTEVIGFRDLTICRLLQLTPEKLAQQPEGEKLAEQALNALSQLIQISSKSAVSSILSARINTALGKPLQAQADLLHATELKPEDAGIWFELSQVQKQIPEQNEPSLANESLAKAWELQPENLFLTLEYLQVTAEQQSGQATAVFEKVKTLSAPLATSVKAHTRLDLNQLIEDSLAAIKGNKWNVVLRNARILRNVLIAEDLVKSDRRRVEQNSLEFVIHDFPPAFYQAVEWPAQQKPRTVEFADARPLTFSPDLPTGIKDLQVADFDLDGKPDLIVLTATQVAVYSQNGETWNLITQQEIAGDFAEVTLVDLDADVQTMTQPEATEKTEPTVFPISPTRDADLDLVVNGKSGIRVFKNQADAKTGNRTLVIQAQPKTLDTLAEVFAVNFSDLDHDGDLDLVASTGKGLSLWSNRGDFSFRNISDHSQLPPADLVVTSMVRVDWDRDVDLDLILCSRLSKQAGYLENLRHGRFRWRPFSQVKADGGLTANHFEECVLADFDRNGSWDLIGVRQKELMLAETRRPEPGSVQIASVKQMTGADPVDLQSNVLQTGDLNNDGVLDVVALNSTGLQLLLGTAEQRTEQTAYVKDQELTSLEPVEKYRLADLNQDGSLDVITVFQDKIVLRQNQGNNYHWIDVSLRAEQIKGEVKSASGRVNHYGIGSLLELRSGTIYQPQIVAGQSTHFGLGNQSVAEAIRVLWTNGIPVNIINAKTDQRIYEKQTLMGSCPYLYTWDGEQFSFYTDLLWAAPIGLQFAQGVVAPCRDWEFLKIEGDRLKPKDGFYELRITEELWEAGYFDTVQLTAIDHPVDVEIFSNEKVGSPDLAAFKIHTVQSPQAPRAAVNHKGRDVLSEIKDADDVYAKTFDEKYRQGLTEDHALELDLNTEAVKNSKTVPRIKLFLTGWIYPTDTGINLALSENPSMPSPRPPALAVPDKNGAWKTVQPFMGFPGGKTKTIVVDLTDQFLSDDYRVRIETNMEFYWDQVFFTVDETPAEYVTQPLSLESALLQYRGFSTPLIHPGNGPERYDYLSLTTSIQWPPMQGGFTRFGDVKALVEAADNRLVIMGSGDEMRLRFNVPELPVKPGWKRDFILHNVGWDKDANLHTILGQSVEPLPFREMQSYPYPTEVYPDEEVLQQDREIYQTRRQNSARFWNSLQRP from the coding sequence ATGCCGTCCCGGTTTTCGCATTTCGCCATCATAGCTGCTGTGGTCCTGTTTCTGGGGATGCTGGCGTTGTTTCTGACTCTCAAAGCACCGCCGGAGTTAATGAACGCGCCACGGAAACTGGAGCCCATCAGCTATGATCGAGCAAATGAACTGTTGAAGCTGAAAAATGAAGGCGTCGCTTACCTGGAGAATGAAAAGTACGCCGACGCAGATCGTCTGCTGGAACAACTGACAGAAGCGTTACCCACAGAAGTAATCGGTTTTCGCGATTTAACCATTTGCCGCCTGCTACAACTGACGCCCGAAAAATTAGCTCAACAGCCGGAAGGGGAGAAACTGGCGGAGCAGGCCCTCAATGCTTTGAGCCAGCTGATTCAAATTTCCTCCAAGTCTGCAGTCAGTTCAATTCTGTCTGCCCGTATTAATACCGCTTTGGGGAAACCACTTCAGGCGCAGGCAGACCTGCTGCATGCAACAGAACTGAAACCCGAGGATGCCGGCATCTGGTTCGAATTGTCACAGGTACAAAAGCAGATTCCAGAACAGAACGAACCATCGCTGGCGAATGAGTCACTGGCCAAAGCGTGGGAACTGCAGCCTGAAAATCTGTTTCTGACGCTGGAGTACCTGCAGGTCACAGCAGAACAACAGTCTGGTCAGGCGACTGCTGTGTTTGAGAAAGTCAAAACGCTGTCAGCGCCCCTGGCGACCAGCGTCAAGGCTCATACGCGCCTGGATTTAAATCAGTTGATTGAAGATTCGCTGGCTGCGATCAAGGGCAACAAATGGAATGTGGTACTCCGTAACGCGCGGATTTTGCGAAATGTGTTGATCGCGGAAGACCTCGTCAAAAGTGATCGTCGACGCGTGGAACAGAACTCGCTGGAGTTTGTGATTCATGACTTTCCGCCCGCCTTCTATCAGGCAGTCGAATGGCCGGCTCAACAGAAGCCGCGTACCGTTGAGTTTGCGGATGCACGTCCCCTTACTTTTTCACCGGATCTGCCGACAGGCATTAAAGATCTTCAAGTTGCCGACTTCGATCTGGACGGAAAACCCGACCTGATTGTGCTGACTGCGACGCAGGTTGCTGTTTATTCTCAAAACGGAGAGACATGGAATTTGATCACACAGCAGGAAATAGCAGGCGATTTTGCAGAAGTCACGCTCGTCGATCTTGACGCGGATGTGCAAACGATGACACAACCAGAGGCGACTGAGAAAACAGAGCCGACAGTGTTTCCCATTTCGCCAACCCGCGATGCCGATCTGGATCTGGTCGTCAATGGCAAATCAGGGATCAGGGTTTTCAAGAATCAGGCTGATGCGAAAACCGGTAATCGCACACTGGTGATCCAGGCACAGCCAAAGACCCTGGATACTTTAGCCGAAGTATTCGCTGTCAATTTTTCTGATCTGGACCATGATGGCGACCTGGATCTGGTGGCTTCCACGGGGAAGGGGCTTTCGCTCTGGTCAAATCGGGGTGATTTTTCGTTCCGAAACATCAGTGATCACAGCCAACTGCCTCCTGCGGATCTGGTTGTGACTTCAATGGTGCGCGTCGACTGGGACCGGGATGTGGACCTCGATCTGATCTTATGCAGCCGCTTGTCGAAACAGGCAGGCTATCTGGAAAATTTACGACATGGTCGGTTCCGCTGGCGTCCCTTTTCCCAAGTCAAAGCGGATGGCGGGCTGACAGCAAATCATTTTGAAGAATGTGTATTGGCGGACTTTGATCGCAATGGTTCCTGGGATTTGATTGGTGTGCGTCAAAAAGAGCTGATGCTGGCTGAAACCAGGCGGCCTGAACCTGGCAGTGTGCAGATTGCTTCCGTAAAGCAAATGACAGGAGCCGATCCTGTCGACCTGCAGAGCAACGTGTTACAGACCGGTGATCTGAATAATGATGGCGTACTGGATGTGGTGGCATTGAATTCAACCGGTTTACAACTGTTATTGGGAACCGCGGAGCAGAGAACTGAGCAGACTGCGTATGTGAAAGATCAGGAGCTGACTTCTTTGGAGCCAGTTGAGAAGTACCGACTTGCCGATCTGAATCAGGATGGCAGTCTGGATGTGATCACTGTCTTTCAAGATAAAATCGTTCTGCGGCAGAATCAGGGGAATAACTATCACTGGATTGATGTTTCACTGCGGGCCGAGCAGATCAAAGGGGAAGTCAAATCTGCCAGCGGGCGCGTGAATCATTATGGCATCGGCAGTCTGCTGGAATTACGCAGCGGGACGATTTACCAGCCGCAGATTGTCGCTGGGCAGTCGACCCATTTTGGACTGGGGAACCAGAGTGTCGCCGAAGCGATTCGCGTACTGTGGACTAATGGAATTCCCGTCAACATTATTAACGCCAAAACCGATCAGCGGATCTATGAGAAGCAGACGTTGATGGGGTCCTGTCCTTATCTTTATACCTGGGATGGGGAACAGTTTTCCTTTTATACCGATCTACTCTGGGCAGCTCCCATTGGTCTGCAGTTTGCGCAAGGAGTTGTGGCGCCTTGTCGTGACTGGGAATTTCTCAAGATTGAGGGAGACAGACTCAAGCCGAAAGATGGTTTTTATGAACTGCGGATCACCGAAGAACTGTGGGAAGCAGGTTACTTCGATACCGTGCAACTGACGGCCATCGATCATCCTGTAGATGTGGAGATATTTTCGAATGAAAAGGTTGGTTCTCCCGATCTGGCGGCGTTCAAAATTCATACGGTTCAAAGTCCGCAGGCACCCCGCGCTGCAGTGAATCACAAGGGCCGCGACGTACTGTCTGAAATCAAGGATGCGGACGATGTGTATGCCAAAACATTCGACGAAAAATATCGACAGGGGCTGACGGAAGATCATGCGCTGGAACTGGACTTGAATACCGAGGCCGTTAAAAATTCAAAAACAGTTCCACGGATCAAACTGTTTCTAACGGGTTGGATTTATCCGACGGATACGGGGATCAATCTGGCATTATCGGAGAATCCCTCGATGCCTTCGCCGCGACCGCCTGCGCTGGCGGTGCCAGACAAAAATGGCGCATGGAAAACCGTTCAACCCTTCATGGGCTTTCCTGGCGGGAAGACGAAAACAATCGTAGTGGATCTGACCGACCAGTTTCTGTCAGACGATTATCGTGTACGGATCGAAACGAATATGGAGTTCTATTGGGATCAGGTCTTCTTTACTGTAGACGAAACGCCGGCTGAATATGTGACTCAACCTTTGTCGTTGGAATCTGCGCTGCTGCAATATCGTGGCTTTTCCACGCCTCTCATCCATCCGGGCAACGGACCGGAACGCTATGACTATCTGAGTCTCACGACCAGCATTCAGTGGCCGCCGATGCAGGGGGGGTTTACGCGATTTGGCGACGTGAAAGCGCTGGTGGAAGCGGCTGACAATCGCCTGGTGATCATGGGCTCAGGAGATGAAATGCGGCTGCGGTTTAACGTACCCGAATTGCCCGTTAAACCAGGCTGGAAACGTGATTTTATTCTGCATAATGTAGGTTGGGACAAGGATGCCAACCTGCATACGATCCTGGGGCAGTCGGTCGAGCCGCTGCCGTTCCGGGAGATGCAGAGTTATCCCTATCCGACTGAAGTTTATCCGGATGAGGAGGTGCTGCAGCAGGATCGGGAAATCTATCAGACCCGTCGTCAAAACAGCGCCCGTTTCTGGAATTCCTTGCAGAGACCCTGA
- a CDS encoding DUF1559 domain-containing protein, whose amino-acid sequence MRTRRGFTLIELLVVIAIIAILIALLLPAVQQAREAARRTQCKNHLKQLGLAVHNYASSYRYLPPGASVDLSVSSTGNNGSWGVHGRILPLLEQGNLYNNVDLSIAWDFQTAIDGLKIPVYACPSDPNSDRVRDPGGGKVKLYPTNYGFNYGTWFVYDPTNGSSGNGAFYPNASLSMASFLDGTSNTLLASEVKGWQPYTRNGGPSTTSIPGSASAAAPIVASGADFKTNTGHTEWPDGRVHHTGFTVTLNPNTYVPYTNGGTEYDADYNSWQEGKNGSAGSPTYAIITSRSYHTGVVNAVLVDGSVRTISENISLDIWRALGTRSNGEVLGEF is encoded by the coding sequence ATGCGCACCAGACGTGGTTTTACTCTGATCGAATTACTGGTGGTGATTGCCATCATCGCCATTCTGATCGCACTACTATTACCCGCAGTACAGCAGGCCCGGGAAGCCGCCCGCCGCACCCAATGTAAAAACCATCTCAAACAGCTGGGACTTGCCGTACACAACTATGCCAGCAGCTATCGTTACCTCCCTCCCGGTGCCAGCGTAGACCTTTCTGTTTCTTCTACAGGGAACAACGGTTCCTGGGGCGTCCATGGCCGCATCCTCCCTCTGCTCGAACAGGGGAATCTTTATAACAACGTTGATCTTTCCATCGCCTGGGATTTTCAAACCGCCATCGATGGTCTCAAAATCCCCGTCTATGCCTGCCCCAGCGATCCCAACAGCGACCGTGTTCGCGACCCGGGTGGCGGAAAAGTCAAACTCTACCCCACCAACTACGGATTCAATTATGGAACCTGGTTCGTGTATGATCCCACCAATGGCAGCAGCGGTAATGGTGCCTTTTATCCCAACGCCAGTTTGAGCATGGCCTCATTTTTAGATGGCACCAGTAATACTCTGCTGGCTTCCGAAGTCAAAGGCTGGCAGCCCTATACTCGAAATGGCGGCCCTTCTACAACCAGCATTCCCGGAAGCGCTTCTGCAGCCGCCCCTATCGTTGCCTCGGGTGCCGACTTTAAAACCAATACCGGTCACACAGAATGGCCCGATGGCCGTGTCCATCACACTGGTTTTACTGTCACACTGAATCCCAATACTTATGTGCCTTATACCAATGGCGGAACTGAGTACGATGCCGACTATAATTCCTGGCAGGAAGGAAAAAACGGCAGCGCAGGATCTCCCACCTACGCGATCATCACCTCGCGCAGCTATCACACCGGCGTGGTCAATGCAGTTCTCGTCGATGGCTCCGTCAGAACGATCAGCGAAAATATCTCACTCGATATCTGGCGCGCCCTGGGCACCCGCAGTAACGGTGAAGTCCTCGGGGAGTTTTAA
- a CDS encoding NHL repeat-containing protein, which yields MMPFLSRCCLILTFLSTTQIIQAAEMLYPLSVAAADKGPVYVADRKLPGIWSVENDKTTSYFTGSKVFRTPLNAVRCIALDNDGRVLAGDSSTRDVYRFEKAGAKPQPLTNGGIGIPMDVVVLKNGDLLVSDLELHQIWKVPAAGGKPTLFVKVEAPRGLALDQAENLWVVSGTADQLLKVSPDGKVSVVVKGRPFNFPHDVVVFDDGSAIVSDGYEKALWKVSTDGTTAKWVSGEPFKNPVGITRQGQNILVSDPHAKTVFSVDPEKNVSDLLKP from the coding sequence ATGATGCCATTTCTCTCGCGTTGCTGCCTCATTCTCACATTTCTCAGTACCACTCAAATAATACAGGCTGCGGAGATGTTGTATCCGCTCTCTGTTGCAGCAGCTGATAAAGGTCCCGTGTATGTGGCGGATCGCAAACTGCCTGGCATCTGGAGTGTCGAGAATGACAAGACTACCAGTTACTTTACCGGTTCTAAAGTATTTCGTACGCCTCTGAATGCAGTGCGTTGTATTGCCCTTGATAATGATGGAAGAGTGCTGGCTGGCGATTCATCAACACGCGATGTGTATCGTTTTGAAAAAGCGGGTGCGAAGCCTCAACCGCTCACCAACGGGGGAATTGGAATTCCCATGGATGTGGTGGTATTGAAGAACGGCGATCTCCTGGTATCGGATCTGGAACTGCATCAGATCTGGAAAGTCCCGGCTGCGGGCGGCAAACCGACCCTGTTTGTCAAAGTCGAAGCACCCCGGGGACTGGCATTGGACCAGGCAGAAAATCTGTGGGTCGTTTCCGGGACGGCAGACCAGCTCTTAAAAGTCAGTCCGGACGGGAAAGTCTCTGTTGTGGTGAAAGGCCGACCGTTTAATTTCCCGCATGATGTCGTAGTCTTTGACGATGGCTCGGCGATTGTCAGCGACGGCTATGAGAAGGCACTCTGGAAAGTCTCTACCGACGGAACCACGGCAAAATGGGTGTCCGGCGAACCATTCAAAAATCCGGTGGGTATCACCCGCCAGGGACAGAACATCCTGGTTTCTGACCCGCATGCAAAAACAGTGTTTTCCGTCGATCCTGAGAAAAACGTCAGTGATCTGTTGAAGCCCTGA
- a CDS encoding FG-GAP-like repeat-containing protein — protein MRSDHFCLFLFLVTLTACGKQEPQAENPTAVALPADSHFQEFHAEIQNFCSHCHLCPAPGVLTKEAWRMQIPREYAHFEQNPSPSLRVPPQSEVIQYFVSQAPETHSLPKQYAHPASGPVRFRKQMIRRTDSKSLPATAHLNWVSDHSPEELLLTDMGSGEVGRIRFDPGQPEYELLAELKHPAHIERVDLNQDQQDDYLIADLGSFGPEDHDRGTVSLLTFNSKTHTWQTQTLQDHLGRVADVKAADFDGDGDLDLIVAEFGWHKTGRLLYLENVSPAKTELKFEQRVLDKRHGASHMLITDWNQDGRLDFVTLFSQEHEIIVAFLNEGNNQFRKETIYQAPDPAYGSSSIALVDLDRDDDLDLLFTNGDTMDSFELRSSHSLQWLENKGEFPFTHHPIAPLTGAYCATHGDFDGDGDIDLAACTMTWDYNQPRNTIVWYEQLSPGQFRAYPLDYSMGQHPVITAGDFDGDGDPDLAVGNFEGRETDQRNKKEWFSIWWNEGLQKPE, from the coding sequence GTGAGATCCGACCACTTCTGCCTCTTCCTGTTTCTCGTAACGCTGACTGCGTGCGGGAAACAGGAACCGCAGGCGGAAAATCCCACTGCTGTCGCACTGCCCGCGGATTCACACTTTCAGGAATTTCACGCCGAGATCCAGAACTTCTGCAGCCACTGCCATCTCTGTCCGGCTCCGGGTGTGCTGACAAAAGAAGCCTGGCGGATGCAGATCCCGCGCGAATATGCACACTTTGAACAGAATCCAAGTCCCAGCCTGCGAGTCCCGCCCCAATCAGAAGTGATCCAATACTTTGTTTCCCAGGCACCGGAAACACACAGCCTGCCAAAACAGTATGCCCACCCTGCTTCGGGACCTGTCCGCTTTCGTAAACAGATGATTCGACGAACTGATTCGAAATCACTCCCGGCAACAGCCCATCTGAACTGGGTCAGTGACCACTCACCTGAAGAACTTCTCTTAACGGACATGGGTTCCGGAGAGGTGGGACGAATTCGGTTTGATCCAGGACAACCTGAGTACGAACTTCTGGCAGAACTCAAACACCCCGCTCACATTGAACGCGTCGACCTGAACCAGGATCAGCAGGACGATTATCTCATCGCCGACCTGGGCAGCTTTGGGCCGGAAGATCACGACCGGGGAACCGTCAGTCTGCTGACATTCAATTCCAAAACGCACACGTGGCAGACACAAACACTTCAAGATCATCTGGGACGTGTCGCTGATGTCAAAGCAGCCGACTTTGACGGCGACGGTGATCTGGATCTGATCGTCGCTGAATTTGGCTGGCACAAAACGGGTCGACTGCTGTATCTGGAAAATGTCTCTCCTGCAAAGACAGAACTGAAATTTGAACAGCGCGTCCTCGACAAGCGGCATGGAGCCAGTCACATGCTGATCACTGACTGGAACCAGGATGGACGCCTCGACTTCGTCACCCTGTTTTCACAGGAACACGAAATCATTGTTGCGTTTCTGAATGAAGGCAATAATCAGTTTCGGAAAGAGACCATTTATCAGGCTCCCGATCCTGCCTATGGTTCATCCAGCATCGCGCTGGTCGATCTGGATCGGGATGACGACCTCGACCTGCTCTTTACCAACGGCGACACCATGGACAGCTTCGAACTCCGCTCGAGCCATTCACTGCAATGGCTGGAAAACAAAGGAGAATTCCCCTTTACCCATCATCCGATTGCACCGCTTACTGGTGCCTACTGCGCCACGCACGGCGACTTTGACGGCGATGGCGACATTGATCTTGCCGCCTGTACCATGACCTGGGATTACAATCAACCACGCAATACAATCGTCTGGTATGAACAACTCTCGCCAGGTCAGTTCCGTGCCTATCCCCTCGATTATTCAATGGGCCAGCATCCCGTCATCACCGCTGGTGACTTTGATGGCGACGGCGATCCCGATCTGGCTGTCGGCAATTTTGAAGGACGCGAAACAGATCAGCGAAACAAAAAAGAATGGTTCTCAATCTGGTGGAATGAAGGGCTCCAAAAACCGGAATAG
- a CDS encoding SGNH/GDSL hydrolase family protein, which yields MTLKQTAIGLILSALLCVCSLNELKSAESKPLTDFSVDQKDKTHWFDIKNLGVEGKGWTETESFYNRLPAKAKGVVRPPVWSLSKHSAGLAVRFVTDATTIKAKWKLTSANIAMNHMAATGVSGLDLYVKTESGKWRWLAVGKPSKQENNETLISGLIPGKREYMLYLPLYNGVESVEIGVPETSHLWKAPPREAGKDKPLVFWGTSITQGGCASRTGMVHTAILGRRLDRPVINLGFSGNGRMEPEVAKLVAELDASVFIMDCLPNVTAETVARETEPLVKTLRAAHPETPILLVEDRTYSNAYLKKSSQDRHRTSREALKKAYEKLQQEGVKNLYYLDGESLLGDDSEDTVDSSHPTDLGFFRQADAFEKVLRPILEQQSK from the coding sequence ATGACATTGAAACAAACAGCAATCGGGCTGATTCTTTCAGCCCTGCTTTGCGTATGCTCTCTGAATGAATTGAAATCTGCCGAGTCCAAACCTCTCACCGATTTCTCCGTGGATCAAAAAGATAAGACACACTGGTTTGACATCAAAAACCTGGGCGTCGAAGGCAAAGGCTGGACCGAAACGGAGTCCTTCTATAATCGCCTCCCCGCCAAAGCCAAAGGGGTGGTAAGGCCTCCCGTCTGGTCACTCAGCAAACATTCCGCGGGTCTGGCTGTCCGCTTCGTTACTGATGCCACAACCATCAAAGCCAAATGGAAACTGACGTCTGCCAATATCGCCATGAATCACATGGCGGCGACCGGCGTCAGCGGACTGGATCTGTACGTCAAAACGGAATCAGGTAAATGGCGCTGGCTGGCGGTCGGCAAGCCATCAAAACAGGAAAACAACGAAACTCTGATCTCAGGCCTGATTCCCGGCAAACGCGAATACATGCTCTACCTGCCACTTTACAACGGCGTCGAGTCTGTCGAAATCGGCGTTCCCGAAACCAGCCACCTCTGGAAAGCACCGCCGCGCGAAGCAGGCAAAGACAAACCCCTCGTCTTCTGGGGAACCTCAATCACCCAGGGAGGCTGTGCCTCACGGACCGGTATGGTCCACACCGCCATCCTGGGACGTCGCCTGGATCGACCGGTTATCAATCTCGGGTTTTCCGGCAACGGACGCATGGAACCCGAAGTCGCCAAACTGGTCGCCGAGCTGGATGCCAGCGTATTCATCATGGACTGCCTCCCCAACGTCACAGCCGAAACCGTCGCGCGGGAAACCGAACCACTGGTCAAAACGCTCCGAGCAGCGCATCCAGAGACTCCTATCCTGCTGGTCGAAGACCGGACCTATTCTAATGCCTATCTCAAAAAGAGCAGTCAGGATCGACATCGCACCAGCCGGGAGGCACTCAAAAAAGCCTATGAAAAACTGCAACAGGAAGGCGTCAAAAACCTGTATTATCTGGATGGTGAATCCCTGCTGGGAGACGACAGCGAAGACACCGTCGACAGCTCTCACCCGACAGACCTCGGTTTCTTCAGACAGGCGGATGCGTTCGAGAAAGTCCTGCGCCCCATTTTGGAACAGCAATCCAAGTGA